A stretch of Perognathus longimembris pacificus isolate PPM17 chromosome 1, ASM2315922v1, whole genome shotgun sequence DNA encodes these proteins:
- the LOC125354547 gene encoding olfactory receptor 6C65-like, which yields MKNKTSVKEFILLGLTNDPKLNILIFLFLFITYILIITGNLIIITLTLIDSRLKTPMYFFLRNFSFLEISFTTVCIPRFLVSIVTGDLTISYNSCMAQVFFFILLGSTEFFLLTAMSYDRYVAICKPLHYTTIMSSKVCIQLVISCWLAGFLVIFPPVIMGLQLDFCDSNVIDHFFCDSSPMLLIACTDTSFLELLAFFLAVFTLVITLILVVLSYAFILRTILRLPSDEQRKKAFSTCSSHMIVVSISYGSCIFMYVKTSAKKGVVLSKGIAVLNTSVAPMLNPFIYSLRNQQVKQSFRYLVKKVLAR from the coding sequence atgaaaaataaaacatctgtGAAAGAATTCATTCTTCTGGGATTAACTAATGACCCAAAActaaatattttgatttttctatttctatttatcaCTTATATACTGATTATTACTGGGAATCTGATTATTATAACCCTCACACTGATAGACTCACGCCTCAAAacacccatgtacttcttccttagGAACTTCTCTTTCCTAGAGATCTCATTCACAACAGTTTGTATTCCTAGATTCCTAGTCAGCATCGTCACTGGGGATTTGACCATTTCCTATAACTCTTGTATGGCCCAGGTGTTTTTCTTTATACTCCTTGGATCAACAGAATTCTTCCTTCTGACAGCTATGTCCTATGATCGTTATGTAGCCATCTGTAAGCCCTTGCACTACACAACAATAATGAGCAGCAAGGTCTGCATCCAGCTTGTAATTAGCTGCTGGCTGGCTGGGTTTCTCGTTATCTTCCCACCAGTCATCATGGGGCTTCAGCTGGATTTCTGTGACTCCAACGTCATTGACCATTTCTTCTGTGACTCCTCTCCTATGCTGCTGATTGCCTGCACAGATACATCTTTCCTGGAGCTCTTGGCATTTTTCCTGGCAGTATTCACCCTGGTGATAACCTTAATACTAGTGGTCCTTTCCTATGCATTCATCCTGAGGACCATTCTGAGACTCCCTTCTGATGAGCAGAGGAAAAAGGCCTTTTCTACCTGTTCCTCACACATGATCGTTGTCTCCATTTCTTATGGAAGCTGTATTTTCATGTATGTGAAAACTTCAGCAAAGAAAGGAGTAGTTTTGAGCAAGGGCATAGCAGTGCTCAATACCTCTGTTGCCCCAATGCTAAATCCTTTCATTTACTCCCTGAGGAATCAGCAGGTAAAGCAATCTTTTAGATACTTGGTCAAAAAAGTGCTGGCCAGATaa